The DNA sequence ACGAAGGAAAACATCGAAAGGATGGCCAATGTCCTCGACACCATCTCCGTAAAAATGGCGGCTCTGAGCGCGGCCCTCGAAACCATCATGGGCGAGGCGGAGGAAGTTTCCCTGAGGATGCTCCCGGAACACAAGTTCTTCCGTGAGTAGCAGGATACCCTCTTTTACGTTATGAGGCTTCTCCTCAAATGGTTAATAATGGCCGCGTCGATCATCGTTGCGGCATATTTCATTCCCGGTGTCAGGGTCGGCAGTTTCTTTTCCGCCCTCTGGGTTGCGCTCTTCCTGGGAGTGGTGAACATCCTTATACGGCCCATCCTTATTCTCATCACCCTGCCCATCAACATACTCACCCTGGGACTCT is a window from the Syntrophorhabdaceae bacterium genome containing:
- a CDS encoding phage holin family protein, giving the protein MRLLLKWLIMAASIIVAAYFIPGVRVGSFFSALWVALFLGVVNILIRPILILITLPINILTLGLFTFVINAALILLASSVIKGFEVAGFWWALLYSIVLSVINSLLNLIVQPQQD